One Xenopus tropicalis strain Nigerian chromosome 8, UCB_Xtro_10.0, whole genome shotgun sequence genomic window carries:
- the LOC101733480 gene encoding coiled-coil domain-containing protein 77 isoform X2, which yields MAEKDRLLRELDRCREQLALSSDTEQEREHEREILRLSLVEKASRHSHSEEVKGNSHSLTEQLAQAHRLAEMYREQCVTLEDELGKIREEGDVGREIFKERSDKVAKRLQLMAQRYEALEKRRNMEVEGYKTDIKLLRQRLKDVEKQLFKVTLNIGPDQDLAILDAVRQGNKKTQKIQGELRNLKAKICGLGNELRIG from the exons ATGGCCGAGAAAGATCGGCTGCTCCGAGAGCTAGACCGGTGCCGAGAGCAGTTGGCTTTAAGTAGTGACACAGAGCAAGAGCGGGAACACGAGCGAGAGATCCTGCGTTTGTCATTGGTCGAGAAAGCAAGTCGGCACTCGCACAGTGAGGAAGTGAAGGGTAATTCCCAT TCTCTTACAGAGCAGCTGGCACAAGCACATCGCCTCGCTGAAATGTACCGGGAGCAGTGTGTGACACTGGAGGATGAGCTGGGAAAGATACGAGAGGAGGGAGACGTGGGCAGGGAAATCTTCAAG GAACGTTCAGATAAGGTGGCCAAGCGGCTGCAATTGATGGCGCAGAGATACGaggctctggagaaaaggcgcaaCATGGAGGTAGAGGGCTATAAGACTGACATCAAGCTGCTGAGACAGCGGTTAAAGGATGTAGAGAAGCAACTATTCAAG GTGACGCTGAACATCGGGCCAGACCAAGATCTTGCTATTCTGGATGCAGTGCGGCAGggcaacaaaaagacacaaaaaattcaAGGGGAACTGCGCAACTTAAAGGCCAAAATCTGTGGCCTGGGGAATGAACTGAGAATCGGATAG
- the LOC116406969 gene encoding serine/threonine-protein kinase mig-15-like: METGPDTGQTESSATKLSEEEVKEIEEEDNITPLSEKYPEPGRYLKLGEPIGQDPNGVVYIGWHQRKQLEVAIIIIKHQKKQQEIKKEVEILQIVSGHQNIVDFYGAFYHKASSKHGGLWIATELCTGATVEELIATKRTLGERWIAYICKNVITGLNHLEEKNIIHHDIKPEHIVISSSGEVKIGEFCFATIGGRSASTSGTMAYMAPEVLAHFAQNSGEYDHKADIWSLGIAAIQMAEGHLPFRRLPKQKLIQRITTGPVPSLPSRGNWSDEFRFFISECLQRDPGRRPSARQLLTHPFIAELRGERGVQRNIAQHLHRGRGTAHSHYSSCDAQTVIIYCSHSYNILLLSYIQYHSITKATKNKD, from the exons ATGGAAACTGGCCCCGACACCGGCCAAACAGAGAGCTCAGCAACGAAACTGAGCGAGGAGGAGGTGAAGGAGAttgaggag gaggATAACATCACCCCACTCTCGGAGAAATACCCA gAGCCCGGGAGGTATTTGAAACTAGGGGAGCCAATCGGGCAGGACCCCAACGGAGTCGTCTACatt GGATGGCACCAAAGAAAACAACTGGAAGTGGCCATTATAATAATTAAACATCAGAAG AAGCAACAGGAGATCAAGAAAGAAGTCGAAATCCTGCAAATTGTATCTGGCCACCAAAACATCGTCGACTTCTATGGGGCCTTTTATCATAAGGCCTCATCAAAACATGGAGGACTATGG ATTGCTACAGAGCTTTGTACCGGTGCGACTGTAGAAGAGCTAATTGCCACCAAAAGGACCTTAGGCGAAAGATGGATCGCCTATATTTGCAAGAATGTGATAACG GGCCTTAACCATCTGGAAGAGAAGAATATAATCCATCATGACATCAAGCCCGAACACATTGTCATCTCCTCATCCGGAGAGGTGAAGATCG GCGAGTTTTGCTTTGCGACCATCGGAGGAAGGAGCGCCAGCACTTCGGGGACCATGGCATACATGGCTCCGGAAGTACTGGCTCATTTTGCCCAAAACAGCGGCGAATATGACCATAAG gctgacatctggtcactagggattgcagccattcaaatggcggaaggacatctcc CATTCAGAAGACTTCCCAAGCAGAAGCTGATCCAGCGAATAACAACTGGTCCAGTTCCATCATTACCATCAAGGGGCAATTG gagtgaCGAGTTCCGCTTCTTCATCAGCGAGTGCCTGCAGAGAGACCCAGGCAGGAGACCATCTGCAAGGCAGCTCCTCACGCACCCTTTCATTGCCGAGCTCCGGGGTGAAAGGGGGGTGCAGAGGAATATCGCCCAACACCTGCACAGAGGTAGGGgaactgctcattctcattatagttcatGTGATGCACAGACTGTAATCATTTACTGTTCCCATTCCTACAATATTCTCCTGCTTTCCTACATACAATATCATTCTATAACTAAAGCCACCAAGAATAAAGACTAA